The Porites lutea chromosome 11, jaPorLute2.1, whole genome shotgun sequence genome contains the following window.
GTTCGGATATCGCATGTGATAACGGAGGGCCAAATATCGGTCGACGCTAATTGCTGTCATTGTTTCTAGGGAAACACCGCAGAGTTGATTGATGAGGAAGATCCTTGCTTGTGACAGACGTGGGTAAGAACTGCTCCGAGGAAGCGGTATTAGGGTGATGGCAATGGTAACTGGAGGAGCAAGAATCCCAACAAAGAGATCAGAAACAGCAAGACTGCACAGCAAAATGGTAGACGGTGTGCGTAGGGAAGGATTTATCCATACGGCGGCTAGTACCAAAACATTGCCAGTGATGCATACTGGTATCAGTAGAGCATTGAGGACACTATTCGTTAAGATTACAGAGGTCTCGAAAGGTGAGGATTCTTCGTCACTCTCCAACCCACCAGGCATCATATCAACAGTAGAGTTTGCCATctcaaatttttcaattttgtccCCTGTTTCTCTTCAAAGAAAAACtgcatattattttttatactctTTCGCCTGGCATCTTATTAAAATTACAACCATCTTGCCAGCATTTAATTCTTTAACTTATGTTTAATAGGGCTTTTCATTTAGGAGAAGTTATACTTGATCATCTTTTAAAATGGAATTAATGATGAATGGTACCAATTAAGTCAGCGCCCATTTTCTAATTGACCCCATTTCACCAATAGGTGTATACCCCACTTTGTCAAACTTGCAAATATATCATGCTTATCAAATAATTAATTACTTTAACCTAGTCACTTGGATTCCATAAACAGAAAGgatgtaaaataaaaagaaaagcttctTCTTTTCCCACTCCtataattttcccttgcatttCAACCACACTAGTGACAAAGAAGACCAGAGCGACCAACAAGGAAGCAGGCGTGACACTATgtagaataaattagtttagcAATGACATCAATTCAACATAACCCAAATAACCCCAAATAACCCCACACAGCAGGAAAGTATTGGAAGACAGCTGCTTCAGTCTTTCATCCCTGTTTATTTGgccttttgtttttgtatttttggcTGGCAAGATAAAATTGTAAATCCTACTTTTACAAACAGCAAGTCCAGCCATTCTTGACGTCGTACTTATAGCGATCTTGAATGGTTTCTTCACTGTTAGGTTTATATGTTTATATGTGAACGTTTTCTCTCTCTCTGTAAGACCTAAGTCATGGCGTGCCTGCACCATATTTCTTGTTCATCCTTTTTTCTCTGCTGCATTGGCCTTTTTAAGAACTTGGGGTGGGATCAAACGTGAGGGGCAAACACACCATTTACATACAAATCTATTAAGGTCTTCACTCCATCAGTTGAAATGAGCATATTATACCAGAGCTCAACCTTTCATTCCTTACGTCAATATCATCATGGGGATTTGTAATATAGTTCTTAATTTTAGTGAGTCTGTGAAAGAAATCctttggtgttaccattcaattTAAACCTCTTAAGCATTACTTTCACATAGCACTAtatatttagtatgtagttctaacttttgagtctgtggatgaaatcctatggtgatgccattcaaatgaaacctcttctgCAGTACGAGGTAtcatttgtttttcagtatattttaaaattaaacgtGGGAAATTCATTAGATTTTTATGTTGGGCCTATTGGGGTGGATGAGTAAAATTTGGCAGGTAAAAGTTATGTTGTAAAAGgttgatatttattttattcacttTCTTCTTTCTAAGGTACTGCAACAGATGCAAGAAGCACAGACTAGCAGTGAAAAAGCTGGACATATGGAGTCTACCACCCATCTTAGTGAGTAAAAAGCAGTTATCTTGAAATCAAACTTGTACAATCATAGACAAAAGTCTTTGGGACAGTgatgcaatattcatatttttctgtcattctgGGTTCCCTCATGAAACAGTGcttccttttcgaaattttcttgcatttctccccccccccccccccccccctttaacCCCATACAAAGTTTAGactcagaaaaaattctggatgcATGTGTCCaacattagggaacttaagcaacagagGTTTTCCAGGCGACGGCGACACCACCGGACGAAAAAGCCTGGGGCGAGGGTGCCGTTGTTCCcgccaaaatgtttaaataattattaagcaAGCAAACGCGGGACGCCGACAGCAAGGTAGAGGATTTGTTGCGAACTAtaattattttgcaacaaattaaTGTGAAACATGTCCTCTTTTAAAGAAGTGAGAGAGCTTCTTCTTGTAGCGTATGACAGCGAAATAATCAATGACGAAGAATTCCTTGTTCTCTTTGAAAATTATCGCTCAAGAAATCCGCAGTTTCCTTACAATTCCTACCCAagatttgaacttgaaaacatgCAAGACGACGAGTGCTTGGCTGAGTTTCGCGTTAAAAAAGAGGATGTCCCAAGATTGGCAGACGTACTACAGATACCTGAAACTGTGAGATGTGAACAGCGTTCCGTGTGTGGCAGAATTGAAGGTCTCTGTATGCTGTTACGACGATTGGCATACCCATGTAGATACTCCGATATGATTCATCGTTTTGCCAGACCGGTCCCAGAGATCTGCATGATCACCAACACCGTAATGGATTTTATATTTGATCATCATGCTCATAGACTGACTCAGTGGAATCCCAGTATTATGAATGCCCAAGCTCTTCAAAGTTATGCAGATGCAGTGTCTGCACGAGGTGCACcacttcaaaactgttttggttttgtagACGGAACTGTCCGACCGATTGCAAGACCTGGGGAGCACCAAAGACTGGTGTACAACAGTCACAAAAGGGTGCATTCGCTAAAATTTCAGTCGCTGGCATTACCGAATGGTCTTATTGCAAATATGTACGGACCCATAGGTGAGCAAAGTTATGATAATCGTCAAGTCGCGCTAATAACGGTCATTTTCATCACATGTCTaggatatttttcattttccattttcttgtATGCTAATATTATGtttgaataagtgtgaataaactgaacttgaacttgaacctTACTCTGTATTCATAACCATTAAACTTGACTCTTGCTAtatatttatcaattttttttataacatgTTAGATAAGTAACTAACCAGACTGAAATTTCTTCTCCTGTTTAAACAGAGGGTAAACGACATGATGCTTGCATGTTGGTTGAGTCCAAACTTCTGCGTGATTTAGAGAGAAATGCCTTCTCTCCCACTGGGGAGCCTATGTGTATTTACGGAGACCCTGCGTATCCTCATCGAGTGAATTTGCAGTGCCCATTTCGACAACGAGTATTAACACCAGACATGGAAGCCTTCAATAAAGCTATGAGCCAAGTCAGAGTCTCAGTGGAATGGCTTTTTGGAGACAtagtgaattattttaaatttctggattttaaaaagaacctgaaaattgGGATGAGCAGTATTGGTAAATTATATCTGGTTTCTGCTTTGCTTCAGAATGCTATCACTTGCTTGTATGGAAATAACATATCAGAATTCTTTGACCTACAGCCACCATCACTACAGTACTATTTTCAGTGAATGGGTTGGCCTGTGGAATGACATGAGACTATAATGAGGTCATTGCTAATTGGgtataataataaccttttcgCATATGTTTTCAGGGagatgtaatttttaaaatacatcgaTCAATTCTTATTTCTACAGAGTAATACAGGAATGTTTTTTAGATTTGGAGACTGCTCACACACAATTTAAGGTAAAAAGCCAagtattttagttttgtaaGTCCAAACATCACAGTAATTATATaatgaaaaaatcaatcaataagtTATGTAAACAATGTTCTACTAATAATATAAGTAGTTGTATAATTAAGCACTGCATTTGGGCTCAGAAACGTGGCTACGAAGAGAACAGCTTTAGAAATACTTTTTTGTACTCTTCACTAAATTCTTAAATTGAGAGTACAGTGGCAATAAAAAGTAATGTTATGAAATAACATGAATGCTTATTTTCTTTGTGTCATAcaaaaatttatgcaaaaaataaatatttttaaggctTCAAACAGTCCCAAAGTTCCGTCAGAATAAATGATAAACCAGCTTTTTTATCTGGTTAATCCCAGTCTTAAGCCATATCGGCTACTTAAGGCTTACATCCGCTACCATATTTTAATCTATGTTAACGGAAAAAGAGCCTTGCAAAGAGCAGGTTTAATATACcgattctttaattttaaacagttCCAAATGCTTTCTGGATAAGAACCAGCAAAGCCTGGTTGATCTGCTGCTGAGCCTCACTCTGCCTCTGCATTAGCTCTAGAACTCCTCGTTGTTGTTTAGCATTCTCTTCCAGCTCCTTCCTTCTCAATTCCATTTCTTGTTGTCTTTGAGTTTGCTCGCACTTCGCCTTTTCCTTCAAGAAATCTACGACCTCTGTagcagtttttcacgattttttcCCTCCAGCTGCTAAACCTGGATCCAAATCTGAATCCTGACTCGTCTTCCTCTTCGAGTCTTTCATCCTTTCCATTGCCTTCCTCCTAACAGATTCGGCTGCTTCTTtatcctttgctgtgtttttctctttcacctGAAAGCTTCGTTCCCGCTCAGATAACTCCTCGATTAGGGTATCCTTTTCGGACAACTCTTCACACTCGATGCCACTAGCTGCTTCTTCTTCCCTCATTCTCTTCAAGAACTTTCCCTGCAGTATATTCCACCTGTCCTGGACTCCTCGTTTTTCCTTAATGTGGAATTTGGGATTCTCCATTTGATTCAAGAATTCCTGTATGCTTTCCCACGTCTTTCCTCTGTCAGGACTTCCtttcttaaatgaaaatatCTCTCGACTAATCATCTCTCTCAGCAAAATGATATCGTGCTCCTCTGACCATTCCATGactctgtttaaaggaaaacgaACATATAAGTATAAACTCaaacattttaagcttatatcagaAACTCGCTAGACAGATTATTCGTAAAACAGTTCGGCTCctttcataataaaaaataactgcaaaatttGTCTGTCGTTTGTACAGCAAGACTTTGTACAAAAacgaaataagataaaaaacttACGTTTGTTTGGGTTGTTTGGCGGCCATCCTGGGAGAAACAAACTGGGACAATCTTGAAACagtgtattaataataaaaataaaaataatgcatTTGTAAAGTCTTAAgaagttagcctgcgtagcaggcgcttggaagtagtgggcgaaaaagagaacgggcgcgcgcgagggagacacgcgcccgttttaaacattttacaCGGTTTCTTCAAAACTACCTCAATCTCAGTTTTTTTGGCGGCAGTGTCTCAAGTGAATCCTTGATCTTAAAATAAAAACGCAAATGAACCACCAACTTCATTGATCGCCGTTATTTAAGTCTTCCTCATCTGTTCTGGATAATATTTTTCGAAGTATCTTCAAGACTGCTCTCCGGATTTCCCGATTACGCCAAATATACAAGAATGGATTTATAGCGGAGTTCATGAACATAATAGTGTAGAAATACAGACCGATGTTCCAGTGTTTTTTATAAGTCACCGTAATTAGGGTGGATACAGTCGATGGAAAATAACAAAGAAGCATACAAATGTAATATATAAATGTGTTTGCAGCGCGTTTCTTCGCTTTTATCTTGAGATTTTGTTCCAAGTTCATACTTTGTAAGGCTTGCTGTTGGGCGTGAATCTGATGTTGATGGTGTCGAACGATTCGATAAATTGCATTGTAAGTaattgaagaaatgaaaaaacatAAGGCAGCAAAGACAACTGCAGCAAGAAGAATAGCATTTGTCTTCCAAATGATAAGCAGTGATAAAATGAAGTTTTTACACCAAAATGTTGCTGCTACACAGGTTGCACGTCTAGAGGTCATCATGTTCGGATATCGCATGTGATATCGTAGGACCAAATATCGATCCACGCTGATGGCTGTCATTGTTTCAAGGGAAACACAGCAGAGTTGAATAATGAGGACGTGGCTTGCTTGAGACAGACTTGAGTAAGAACTGCTTCCAGAAAGGATAAGGCGGGCGATGGCAATTCTAACTGGAAGAACGAGAAACCCAACAAAAAGATCAGAAACAGCAAGACTGCACAGCAAAATGATAGACGGAGTGCGTAGGGAAGGATTTCTCCATACGACGGCTAGTACTAAAACATTGCCAGCGATGCATATTGGTATCAGTAGAGCATTGAGGACATTTCTTATGATTACAGAGGTCTCGAAAGGTGAGGATTCTTCGTCACTCTCCAACCCGTCAAGCATCATATCGACAGTAGAGTTTGCcatcttaaaattttcaataatgTCCCCTGTTTCTCTTCAAAGAGAAAGtgcatattattttttatactctTTCACCTGGCATCTTATTAAAGTGATAACCACCTTGCCAGCATTTAATTCTTTAACTTATTTCTAATAGAGCTTTTCATTTAGTAGAAGTTATACTTGTCCATCTTTTGAAATAGAATTGGTGATGAACGGTACCAATTAAGTCAGCGTCCTTTTTCTATTTCACCAATAGGTGTGCACCCCACTTTGTCAAACTTGCAAATATATTACGCTTATCAAGGAATTAATTGCTTTAACCCCGTCACTTCGATTCCGTAAACAGAAAGgacataaaattaaaagaaaagcttcTTCTTTTCCCACTCCtataattttcccttgcatttCGACCACACTAGTGACAAAGAAGACCAGAGCGACCAACAAGGAAGCAAACCTGATACAACGTAGAATAAATTAGTTATTCAACATAACACAAATAACCCCACACAGCAGGGAAACATTGGAAGACAGCTGCTTCAATCATGCATCCTTGTTTATTTTGCCTTTTCTTTTCGTATTTTTTGGCTGGCAAGATAAAATTGTAAATCCTACCTTTGCAAAAAGCAAGTCCGGCCGTTCTTGACGTCGTTCTTATAGCGATCTTGGAAAGTTTCTTCGCCGTTAGGTTTTAGTCTTAACCGTCAACCCaattcgcagaaaaaaaaatggtggagGAAAATTTAGGAAGGGTCCCACTTGATTTGAGACACCCTTGCTTGTAAGCCACCCCCCGGCCCCTCTCCCCAGCCGCATTAGTTTAAATAAGCGCCCAACTTCGTTCtcaagagaaaggaaaagagcAATAGAGTGGGAGAACCTGGGAACTTGGATGAAATGCTACATCTTTATCTCTCATATCATAGAGCTACTTGGcggaaaagcaaaaacaaaaacttcaattAATTAGTAAAAAGCTACCGAATATAACCTTTCAGAGGTTgatttgtctgtaaaaatttcttcttcctgcCGACAAAAATTTCCCCGGAAAAATTGCacacaaatatatggaaaatctaaagcaagcgcctggagaaatttaagcacagtgaAGTTCCGCGaaatttgttagtaaaatcctttgctgtgtagctttagtttacaattcatattttttttcagaacagcggttttacggaaattatccttcattagattctcatacaaacactgcaatttctcacgcggttacctaactcgtcaagatggcttccaaaaccatgacaaggtctattttaCAACTAATTGCTTGTGTTTACTGTTACGTTGTTTTCTCTTTATCGATTCTTTTATTTTGCACGGTCTAATTGTTGGTGACAGagataaaatgtcaaaaaaactATTACCGAGTGCaggcaaatttttttcttcaaccctcatcacaggtagcccaagcgcGAAAtgtgagcatcggcgagcatcggcattgttgcgcaacattcaaaatataaggatttgtaagggaaaaaaacctatcgtttctgtaacctacgaaaattaaaggatttcaataaaagaCAGCTTACcttgcttaaaatgtgtgttacgtctctcctgtgtggtccacgggccgatttatggccgttttatgggtttttatgtaaacagttttctctttatataaaggtttacctttGTAGGTTACAGAAAAgatagattttttttccttagaaatccttatattttgaatgttacgcaacaatgctgATGCTCGCCGATTtactcgccgatgctcatatttcgagcttgggctacttGTGCCCCCATTCGCCGAGAAGCCCTGGTGACGAGCTCAGCCCCAGGTagtaaaaaaatggcggaaaatttcaCACTATTTGCCATTGAAGAAGAAATTACCGTACAAATGCCTAAAAACATAGCTAGAAGAGCAAAAATACAACTCGACGAATGACAACTGCTATTTAAAGAATATCTGGTAGACTAATCATCCCTTAAATACAAGGTAAATCGACGTCTTAATAATTTTCATACAGGCACATATAATTCAGATAGGTCATTTGAGAATTTATTTAGTTAATCGCCACGTTTTACCTAACTTAACTCACAGCTGTAGTCATTATTAGAAGCTGTTAtatacataattattattttttttatttattttgccaaaCCATAGCAGTTCGTGATAATACAGAATTTCAATTAGATATAGGGTTAAAAGTATGTaagaaataatttaacaaaggaaagaaaacgtGCAATACAAAATTAAAGCACTTACATGTAAGTTAAATCACATTGTATATACTAAGAAGGAGAGGAGAAACGCACGTCCCCTTAAAGTTACGTATGACAAAAAACTTgtaatttttaagcaaaaagataatttttcctGGGTCAAATAACGTTTAATTTAAGTTTTACTGTTTGACTATTTAGGAGTTTTATTTGTTTAAGTCCTGCCTGTTGTTCTAATATTCCGATACTGGGTTCGATGGAACATCAACGTAGCGGTCGGGAAAAAAGCAGGGACCGAAAACTGCATTTCTTGCAAATTTTCCTTGGCCactagttttttgtttgtttcttccactttctagctactttttTGGCAGCATTATCTGCCCCTGAGTAAACTATTGAGGAGCAATCCAATGGAAGTAGCAGAGCAGATTACACCGCGAAAATTTAGCCTCTGCTTGTATGATCTGTAGCTATCCTTGGTCTTTCCTGTAGGCAAAAACGCAAATGAACTTCGCGGAAATCGATATATCAACCAAACCGAAACTTAAGTTTTCTCCATCTGTTTTACATAACATGTTACGTAGTTTCTTCAACTGCCTCGATCTCGGATGTTTTAGCGGCAGTATCTGCTCCTGAGTGTCTCAAGTGAATCCTTGAtcttaaaataaaatcacaTATGAACCACCTCATCTGTTTTACATAACCTTTTTCGTACTAACTTCAAAACTGCTTCCCGGACTTCCCGATTACGCCAAAAATACAAGAATGGATTTATAGCGGAGTTCATGCACGTAATAGTGTCGGTAAAATACCATCTGATGTTCCAATGTTCTTTATAATTCACCCAAATTATGGCGGAGACAGCCGCTGGAAAATAACAAAGAAGCATACAAATGTAATATATAAATGTGTTTAGAGCGCGTTTCTTCCCTTGTATCTTGAGATTTTGTTCCGCGTTCATACTTTGTACGGCTTGCTGTTGGGTGTGAATCTGATGTTGATGGTGTCGAACGATTCGATAAATTGCATTGTAAGTaattgaagaaatgaaaagacaTAAGGCAACAAAGACAACTGCAACAAGAAGAATAGTATTTTTCTTCCAAATGCTAAGCAGTGATAAAATGACGTTTTTACACCAAAATGTTGCTGCTACGTACATTGCACGTTTAGAGGTCATCGAATTCGGATATCGCATGTGATATCGTAGGGCCAAATATCGATCCATGCTGATGGCTGTCATTGTTTCAAGGGAAACACAGCAGAGTTGAATATTGAGGAAGATCCTTGCTTGTGACAGACGTGAGTAAGAACTGTTCCGAGAAAGCGTTATAAGGGCGATGGCAATGTTAACTGGAAGAACAGGAAACCCAACGAAAAGATCAGAAACAGCAAGACTGGACAGCAAAATGGTAGACGGAGTGTGTAGGGATGGATTTTTCGGTACGGCGGCTAGTACCAAAACATTGCCAGCGATGCATATTGGTATCAGTAGAGCATTGAGGACACTATTCGGTATGATTACTGAGGTTTCGAAAGGTGAGGATTCTTCGTCACTCTCCAACCCACCAGGCATCATATCGACGGTAGAGTTTGCCATctcaaatttttcaattttgtctcctatttctcttcaaa
Protein-coding sequences here:
- the LOC140952864 gene encoding uncharacterized protein; protein product: MSSFKEVRELLLVAYDSEIINDEEFLVLFENYRSRNPQFPYNSYPRFELENMQDDECLAEFRVKKEDVPRLADVLQIPETVRCEQRSVCGRIEGLCMLLRRLAYPCRYSDMIHRFARPVPEICMITNTVMDFIFDHHAHRLTQWNPSIMNAQALQSYADAVSARGAPLQNCFGFVDGTVRPIARPGEHQRLVYNSHKRVHSLKFQSLALPNGLIANMYGPIEGKRHDACMLVESKLLRDLERNAFSPTGEPMCIYGDPAYPHRVNLQCPFRQRVLTPDMEAFNKAMSQVRVSVEWLFGDIVNYFKFLDFKKNLKIGMSSIGKLYLVSALLQNAITCLYGNNISEFFDLQPPSLQYYFQ